In Halictus rubicundus isolate RS-2024b chromosome 5, iyHalRubi1_principal, whole genome shotgun sequence, one genomic interval encodes:
- the LOC143354188 gene encoding metabotropic glutamate receptor 8, protein MIKMTAENILRWISYTLIVSECHNWKGHDEDGSKLIRINGDVILGGIFPMHEQVSGIGQSPCGAVKEEKGVQRLEAMLYILDEINADNGLLPNTTLGALILDSCSSDTYALDQSMEFVRSYMNQDISEYKCENDKPPTYAPHKPVTGVIGASFSVVSIMVANILRLFKIPQISYASTSTELSDKSRFEYFSRVVPPDNFQAQAMVEIIDQLGWKYVSTVAVEGDYGEKGIASFTSLSVEYGICVAVSEKILRNSKSEDFDKIIDRLSSKHNARGVILFVDEDNIRKLLQATVRANRTGHFMWVGSDSWGAKVYPVRHQEFAAEGAITILPYRTSLKDFDNYYLNLRPRVDNECDGQTESNIPHKQLPGKMVNCRNVWFREFWSQHHKCSFSANLSEGITRCTGIEELTNYEQEGLVPFVVDAVYAMAHGVHNLIEEECVNGFGTIHSLCKKLRPAPDGHHLLQHIRNVSFIGRQGTEIKFKADGDAYGFYNIYQYQRNEDGTFDYVLIGTWKEVLHLHINMTRWTMGAGEAYIPRSLCSDNCPLGHVRNFQDACCWNCVACREDSYVFNDTCRSCGPGYAPDDTMTHCVKLTAEVIPWSSPWALVPLIFASIGILSTLFTTIVFIRYNRTPVIMASGRELCYVLLAGILSCYGMSFVILSKPTTWNCTYLRIGLGLCLSICYSAILTKTNRISRIFNQETKSIKRPPYTSPKSQVVIAIGITAVQLVGAIVWLIIEPPDTTEIHPYPLSAVLTCRVSTFSLMMSLVYNMFLILMCTLYAFKTRKIPENFNEAKYIGFTMYSTCIVWLAFVPIYFGSNNDYKVQIASMCMCINISASVALGCLFTPKVYLVLFQPYKNVRPGHSNTGVLQSSNRAAYSMRFSVGRSQTMQSMTSCSRSSPPPSRPGQDEMKHANGETQALASPSVEETSVS, encoded by the exons GTATCAGGCATCGGTCAATCACCGTGCGGCGCAGTGAAAGAAGAGAAAGGTGTGCAGCGTTTGGAGGCAATGCTATACATCCTCGATGAGATAAACGCGGACAATGGTTTATTACCTAACACCACATTAGGTGCTCTTATTCTTGACTCCTGTAGCAGCGATACTTACGCCCTCGACCAAAGTATGGAATTTGTACGATCCTACATGAACCAA GATATATCAGAGTATAAATGTGAAAACGACAAGCCACCCACGTATGCGCCTCATAAACCCGTGACTGGCGTTATCGGAGCTTCCTTCAGCGTTGTTTCTATTATGGTCGCCAATATTTTAAGATTATTCAAG ATACCACAAATAAGCTACGCATCAACGAGCACAGAACTGTCGGACAAAAGTCGCTTCGAGTATTTCAGTAGAGTGGTGCCGCCAGATAATTTTCAGGCGCAGGCTATGGTGGAAATAATCGATCAACTCGGATGGAAATATGTTTCTACGGTTGCGGTCGAAGGTGATTACGGGGAGaag GGAATTGCCAGTTTTACCTCGTTGTCAGTGGAATACGGCATCTGCGTGGCAGTAAGCGAGAAGATTTTAAGAAACTCGAAAAGCGAAGACTTTGACAAGATAATCGATCGTCTTAGTTCCAAACACAATGCCAGAGGTGTCATACTGTTCGTCGATGAGGATAACATAAG AAAACTCCTTCAAGCAACTGTCAGAGCCAACCGCACAGGCCATTTTATGTGGGTGGGAAGCGATTCATGGGGTGCAAAAGTATATCCGGTGAGGCATCAAGAGTTTGCGGCAGAGGGTGCAATTACAATTTTACCTTATCGAACGTCCCTTAAAG ATTTcgacaattattatttaaaccTTCGCCCGAGAGTGGATAACGAGTGTGACGGTCAGACGGAAAGTAACATACCGCATAAACAATTACCCGGAAAAATGGTGAATTGTCGGAACGTTTGGTTTCGTGAATTTTGGTCCCAGCATCACAAATGCAGTTTCAGCGCCAATTTATCAGAAGGAATAACTCGTTGTACCGGTATCGAGGAACTAACTAATTACGAACAGGAAGGTTTGGTGCCGTTTGTAG TTGATGCGGTTTACGCGATGGCACACGGCGTACATAATTTAATTGAGGAAGAGTGCGTGAACGGTTTCGGTACGATACATTCTTTATGCAAAAAACTTCGCCCGGCTCCGGACGGACACCACCTGCTTCAACATATTCGAAACGTTAGCTTTATCG GTCGCCAAGGCACAGAAATTAAGTTTAAAGCAGATGGTGACGCGTATGGATTTTATAACATATATCAGTACCAAAGAAACGAAGACGGCACTTTCGATTATGTTCTGATCGGCACGTGGAAAGAAGT ATTACATCTTCATATCAATATGACAAGATGGACAATGGGAGCTGGAGAAGCGTATATTCCTCGAAGTTTGTGCAGTGACAATTGTCCATTAGGTCATGTTCGTAATTTCCAG GATGCCTGTTGCTGGAATTGCGTTGCATGTCGAGAAGATTCTTACGTTTTCAACGACACTTGTCGCAGTTGCGGCCCAGGATACGCACCAGACGATACCATGACACATTGCGTGAAACTCACAGCCGAAGTTATTCCGTGGTCCAGCCCATGGGCATTAGTACCATTAATATTTGCCTCCATCGGCATACTCAGCACTTTGTTTACTACGATTGTTTTCATTCG TTACAATCGTACTCCCGTAATCATGGCATCTGGACGCGAGTTGTGCTACGTACTGCTGGCAGGAATTCTATCATGCTACGGTATGAGTTTTGTGATATTAAGCAAGCCAACAACATGGAATTGTACATACTTGAGAATCGGTTTGGGTCTGTGTTTAAGCATTTGCTATAGCGCGATATTGACTAAAACGAATCGAATATCGCGCATTTTCAATCAGGAAACAAAGAGTATAAAAAGACCTCCTTACACGTCGCCTAAGAGCCAAGTTGTGATTGCAATTG GGATCACTGCAGTGCAATTAGTAGGTGCTATCGTGTGGCTCATTATCGAACCACCGGACACCACGGAAATTcatccctatccactatcagcgGTACTCACATGCCGTGTCTCGACATTCTCTCTGATGATGTCTCTCGTGTATAACATGTTCCTAATACTCATGTGTACTTTGTACGCGTTCAAAACACGAAAAATACCGGAGAACTTCAACGAAGCGAAATACATTGGTTTTACAATGTATTCGACCTGCATCGTATGGTTAGCTTTTGTGCCGATCTATTTTGGCTCAAATAATGACTACAAG GTACAGATAGCAAGTATGTGCATGTGCATCAACATCTCTGCATCGGTAGCCCTCGGCTGCCTCTTCACGCCGAAAGTATATTTAGTACTGTTTCAACCATACAAAAATGTTCGACCTGGACATTCCAAT ACCGGAGTACTGCAAAGCAGTAACCGTGCTGCGTACAGTATGCGATTTTCCGTTGGTCGCAGCCAAACAATGCAGAGCATGACCTCTTGTTCTCGCAGTAgtccgccaccatcgcgtcctGGCCAGGACGAGATGAAACATGCGAACGGTGAGACACAAGCACTGGCGAGCCCGTCTGTCGAGGAGACCTCGGTTAGCTAG